One genomic region from Haloterrigena gelatinilytica encodes:
- a CDS encoding endonuclease III domain-containing protein: MSDDDEPAVNISGGVEGGGAAAEFDPATADTRAEEVVDRLGELYWQKTYGGQDAFTCLVRTILSQNTSDKASQPAHDALIDRYDGPDVDLAESLADAEQSRLAETISSAGLYNQKSEVLIRTAEWVLEEFGSAAAFDAFVRDEEPAAVRETLLSVRGVGPKTADCVLLFAGGRGGVFPVDTHVHRIYRRTGIAPADADHEGVRAVLEREVPAAKCGFGHTATIQFGREYCTARKPACLEDPDACPMADLCEQVGVYPATGEVVDPADAPEASD; encoded by the coding sequence ATGAGCGACGACGACGAACCCGCCGTCAACATCAGCGGCGGCGTCGAGGGCGGCGGCGCCGCGGCCGAGTTCGACCCGGCGACGGCCGACACCCGAGCGGAGGAAGTCGTCGACCGACTCGGAGAACTGTACTGGCAGAAAACGTACGGCGGCCAGGACGCCTTCACGTGCCTCGTCCGCACGATCCTGAGCCAGAACACCAGCGACAAGGCGAGCCAGCCGGCCCACGACGCGCTGATCGACAGGTATGACGGTCCCGATGTCGACCTCGCCGAGTCGCTCGCAGACGCTGAACAGTCGCGCCTCGCGGAGACGATCAGCTCCGCGGGCCTCTACAACCAAAAATCGGAGGTGCTGATCAGGACCGCCGAGTGGGTCCTCGAGGAGTTCGGCTCCGCCGCGGCGTTCGACGCGTTCGTCAGGGACGAGGAGCCCGCCGCGGTCCGGGAGACGCTCCTCTCGGTTCGCGGCGTCGGCCCGAAGACCGCCGACTGCGTCCTGCTGTTCGCGGGCGGTCGCGGCGGCGTCTTCCCCGTCGACACCCACGTCCACCGGATCTACCGCCGCACGGGCATCGCGCCGGCCGACGCCGACCACGAGGGCGTTCGCGCGGTGCTCGAGCGCGAGGTGCCCGCCGCCAAGTGCGGATTCGGCCACACCGCGACGATCCAGTTCGGCCGCGAGTACTGCACGGCGCGCAAGCCGGCCTGCCTCGAGGATCCCGACGCCTGCCCGATGGCCGATCTGTGCGAGCAGGTGGGCGTCTACCCCGCGACGGGCGAGGTCGTCGATCCGGCCGACGCCCCCGAAGCGAGCGACTGA